From Penaeus vannamei isolate JL-2024 unplaced genomic scaffold, ASM4276789v1 unanchor48, whole genome shotgun sequence, one genomic window encodes:
- the LOC113810192 gene encoding large ribosomal subunit protein uL11 → MAPKFDPELVHVVTVRCLGQRLPAANVLASKIGPLQLNVKKVCQQICEVTHDWPCQKITVKLTVQNRQCTAEVIPSASAYIIKALRKSDKPKIEGQRGNLALHEIVEIARKMAHRSMAKTLAGTVKMVLGTAQSVGCLVENEHPHRIIEKINDGSIFVPCE, encoded by the exons tGACGGTCCGCTGCCTCGGCCAACGGCTCCCCGCGGCGAACGTCTTGGCCAGCAAAATCGGTCCGTTGCAGCTGAACGTGAAGAAGGTGTGTCAGCAGATCTGCGAAGTCACCCACGACTGGCCGTGTCAGAAGATCACGGTTAAACTCACGGTGCAGAACCGGCAGTGCACGGCGGAGGTGATACCGTCCGCCTCCGCGTACATCATCAAGGCTCTCAGGAAATCGGACAAGCCCAAGATCG AGGGTCAGCGTGGGAATCTAGCCCTCCACGAGATCGTTGAGATCGCCCGCAAGATGGCACACCGCTCAATGGCCAAGACACTCGCTGGCACTGTCAAGATGGTGCTCGGGACCGCCCAG AGCGTCGGGTGCCTAGTGGAAAATGAACACCCCCACAGAATCATCGAAAAAATTAACGATGGCAGCATCTTCGTTCCATGTGAATAG